Genomic window (Shewanella psychropiezotolerans):
GCAGAGTATCGATCCAGTTTTTTATGATTGCTACCGCTTCGGTGTGAGTTAAACTTCGGCCTAAGGGCGGCATCCTGTCTTTAGGCTCACTGAGCTCTTGTCTGTAGGCTAATATCGAGTGTTCACCATCACCCGGGACAATATCGTAGGATAAGCCTTTAGCGCCACCATCCCAGCCTGGTGGCTGTTTGCATATGCCGTATTGGTAGCTGGTGTGGTCGATATTAAACCCTAATCTGAGTCCTGAGATACTGGCAAAGCCTTCGGCTCTGTGACAGTGGGCGCAGTTGATATCTAAGTAGCCTTTAACCCTAAGAGTGAGGTCGGCGTCGGTATCGAACAGATTGGGTGCATGAGTTATCTCTTTTGCGGCCCCGCTGGCAATGTCATCAGTATTTGGTAATCCTGTGAGCATGGAGAGCTCCTGCCACAGGGTTAATTGATTTATGATTTGGCCTTGGTAGTTAATATCGTGATTGAGTAGGTGGGCCTTGAGCCCTATTGGGCTGATAGTACTGTTGCCGTCACGATTTAGTTGGTGGCATAACTTACATTCCGCACGGCTGGGAACATGGTAGTCGAAGCTTTCTGTCTTGCCTTGGTGGTTTAAGCTATGAGGGATGTCGGCTCCGGCTTGAATGAGAGTCGCTTTGCCGTCTTGCCACAGATAGGGCAAGGTGGTCCAGCCAGTTGCTCTTCGGATCAGCAATCGGGTTTCGATCAATACTTCATTTTCAGCGCCGATGACTTGAGTGTCATAGGGCATGGAGAAGGTCTTAGCCAATACTGTGCCTATGGGAAAGTCGAAGGCTTCACTGGGATGAAAGCTGGCCTGTTCGCCCTCTGGAATGAAGACAAACCTGTGCTTGTTGGCGTAGTTGGTAAATAACTGGGTCGATAATTGGTACAAGATCCCTGGGGAAACCGGGCTCGATGTTGGCGTGCTCGGATCGATAAAGAGTCCGTACTGAGCTAAGTCATCGCAATTTTCAGTTAACAGGGCATCCCAATTGATGGTACTGCTGCCAAGCTCACACACTGATATTGGCGAGGGGGGAGTAGGCGTTGTAGGTGTATCTGTTACTGGGTCTTGTTGGGCATTTGAGTCACTGTCTGAGCCGCCGCAGGCAGTTATCAGTGTGATGATCAATAAAAGCAGGCTCGAGTTTTTCATAGCTGCACCTATAACTTTGAAATATTTGGAGTTATACCGATTTTTTAAAAGAAAAGGCCGGGGTTAGCCGGCCTTGTTTGAGTATTACCAATCGGTATAAGAAAGTGGCCAACTCAGAGTTATTTTTGGCTGCGTAATTCAAGGCGGATGAGTGAGGGAATGGTGATCCCTTTTGAACTCATTCAACACAGAAGTAGGCTGCCAAAACACTCCTGAAAGGCGAGTTTTAGCACTTCCGATACGGCGTTAACGAGCTTAAACGTAGAATAACTATGTTCCTCACTCGTTGCCTTGCCTCTGAAGCGCTAAACTCTCGCTGAGTGACCACACCTTTATACCGATTGGTATAAGCTTATAGTGGTAAGCTCAGCAGTTATGGTGAACAAGTCGCTACAGGTAGCCTTTTGATCCATTCATGGATAAGCGCAACACCTTCACCGTGTGAAAGACCTCGGCCAATCTCAGGCATGCGATCACCGGGGAGATTAGTCTCCATTCTGAAGTGTAGGATAGAGCTTTCCGGGGCTGTTGGCACGATATCGTAACCCAGCTCTCCACCGCCATAGGCGACGGGAGATTTACAGGTGCCGTGACCGTCGGAATAAGGTCTCCAATATTCCAGTGTGAGGCCTGTGTTGGATGCGTTGCCTTCGGGACGATGACAATGGGCACAGTTCACATCCAGATATCCCTTAGCCGTGTCCATCAGCTGCTCATCGGTTAATGACGCTAAGCCTGTTTCATCGCCATCTGAATAAGCTGGCACAGCATCGATAGTCGCCACATCGGGGGCACCTTGGAGTATGCCTGCAGACTGCCACTTGAGTAACTGGTTCATGGTGCCATCGGCATAGACATAGTCTTTATTCAGGTGACGCGCCTTAGGACCTATGGGTACGAAGACCGCAGGACTGTCGGCATCGACCTTGAACTGATGACATTGTTTACAGTTGTTCATACTGGGAACGACGTAGTCGAACGCTAAGGTTTCACCATTATGGACTATCTGCTTACCTTGAATGGCTCCGGCCTTGGCGAGTACTGCATCAGATTGCTCCGAATTATACACGTAGGGCAGGGCTGTCCAGCCTGTTTCACGGCGAATAAGCAGACGAGTTTCGACCATATCCTCATTTTCGATGCCACGTTGACTCGTATCAGCTGGTAATGCGAAGGTTTTACTGATCACTGTCCCTACAGGGAAGTCCATGCTTTCCTGAGCCGAGTAATTAGCTATTTTGCCTTCGGGTACAAATACGAAACGATATTTACTCGAGTAGTCGGTAAACAGTTGTGTGTTCATATCGTAGGGCATGCCAGCTGAGTTGGCGCCAGTAGAGGGATTTTTCGCATCGGCAAATAAGTTGTAATCTGATAGCTTGGGGCAATTGGCACCGAGCAGGGCATCCCAGTTAACCTCAGATCCCGAAGTTTCACACAGAGCCAGATCACCGTCACCGACTAGGCCGCCTTCACCTTCACCTATACTGCCGCCGCCACCGATTAGGATGCCACCATCACAGCCAGCGACATTATCGTCGACACCACAACCAAATATCTGATCACCAAATGTCACCGTATGAACCGGCAAGCTGACCTGAGCACATTTTAGTAGATCTGTTTGTGTCGACTCAAATAAGACATCCGCAATACTGGCGTCTGTGTTGTCATTGGCATAAAGGCGGCCTATGGAGACATCACCATTATTACTGGCACAGACATTATCACTGCCGTCTGCGGCAAATGGCGTCTCTTGTAGGCCTAAATAAGCCGCAGTGCCATTATTAGATAACATCTCGCCCAAGCCATCATAGAGTACGCCTGGGAATTGACCATGGGTGAACAGGTAAGCCTTGATAATATCGTCGATAAGGTAACCGTTGGGTTTTTTACCGTAACCAGTGATCACATTATCATGAAGGTAGATGTTTCTTGGAGTCGGTCTCCAGCCATCTTCGATGGGTTGGTTTTCCTGGCCGTAACTCGCCACAAAAGCGCCCATATCGGGTTCGGCGATAAAGAAGCTGGTAATGGTGACAGCCATGGTATCGTGGTTAGTTATTTCGTTGTTGAAGATCTCGACATTATCAGTAGACAGGATGATCATACCGGTTCCGGGTGGAACGATATGGACACCAGCTGGGTTTGCAGAGGCATTGGCAAAGTTCTTGGTGTTGTTATCATAGATCTTGTTATTGAAAATTCGGACACTAGAACCGTATCTATGGTTGTTGATCGGTAAGTCGAAGACTAAAATACCGCCGGTATTGCCCATGGCTTCGTTGCCGTATACATCGGCATATTTTGAGTTTTCAATTTCGATACCTGCCACGTTTTCTTTGGCGATATTGTTTCGAACCACTATGTATTGAGACTGACCTACATAGATACCTGCATCGGCGCTGCCTCGTACATAGCTATCTTCGATGAGGATGTTTTCACATTCGACAGGATAGAGGCCGTAGGCTCCGTTGCCTTCATCTAACTCGCCTTCCCACACGGTAGCGAGTCGGCGTAAGATTATGCCATTAGTGTTTTTAAGCTTGATACCATTGTTCTTGGCTTCGTTGACCGACATATCCTGAATGATAATATTGACGGCGTTCTGTACGAAGATACCATCACCGGAAACAGACTCGGAGAAGTCTAGAACGGTTTCATTCATACCGTATCCCATGATAGTGATGTTCTTAGCATAGGTACCATCGCCGTCCACATCGCCATCGAACAGCAAAGTAGATGCAATCTTGAAATTACCTTTAGGCAGTACAATCACATCGTTGGTTTGCGCATTGATCAGAGCTTCCTGAATACGGATGGTGAGGTTTTCACCATCCTCAATCATGATTGCGCCTTGTGGAAAGCTGGGGGATGGATCTGGGCTCGGCACGACAGTGCCTTTATCTTCTTCAACAACTGGGTCGTCATCATCCGATGAACAACCAGCGATACTTAGCGCGACGGCACTGGCCACTAAAGTTGGGATTAACCAAGATGGTTTCTTGTTGAACATAGCGTCTCCTGCTTATTTTTATTATTCCTTCCTTAGATTGCACTGACGTACCATATATGCAATGTGAAATCCGGCCAACAAGTTGTTAACATTTTATCGTCAAAGTTTGTTGTGGGAGTGTCAAACAGGCGTTTAATATTTTATCCATATAAAACAGGGTGAAGCATGACGAAACTAAACGCAGGAGTTGGATTAGATTAAATTTATTGTTTTCACGCTAGCCTGTATATATTTGTAACTAGTGCCTTCTATCAAGGTAAACCCGTATAAAAACATAGATGAGCATTATTTAGATCGTTGTATCTCTGGGGGAAAAGGTAGTGACCTATCTAGTCGATAAAACCAGGTTTAACA
Coding sequences:
- a CDS encoding SO2930 family diheme c-type cytochrome yields the protein MKNSSLLLLIITLITACGGSDSDSNAQQDPVTDTPTTPTPPSPISVCELGSSTINWDALLTENCDDLAQYGLFIDPSTPTSSPVSPGILYQLSTQLFTNYANKHRFVFIPEGEQASFHPSEAFDFPIGTVLAKTFSMPYDTQVIGAENEVLIETRLLIRRATGWTTLPYLWQDGKATLIQAGADIPHSLNHQGKTESFDYHVPSRAECKLCHQLNRDGNSTISPIGLKAHLLNHDINYQGQIINQLTLWQELSMLTGLPNTDDIASGAAKEITHAPNLFDTDADLTLRVKGYLDINCAHCHRAEGFASISGLRLGFNIDHTSYQYGICKQPPGWDGGAKGLSYDIVPGDGEHSILAYRQELSEPKDRMPPLGRSLTHTEAVAIIKNWIDTLPPSLGNCQW
- a CDS encoding parallel beta-helix domain-containing protein, coding for MFNKKPSWLIPTLVASAVALSIAGCSSDDDDPVVEEDKGTVVPSPDPSPSFPQGAIMIEDGENLTIRIQEALINAQTNDVIVLPKGNFKIASTLLFDGDVDGDGTYAKNITIMGYGMNETVLDFSESVSGDGIFVQNAVNIIIQDMSVNEAKNNGIKLKNTNGIILRRLATVWEGELDEGNGAYGLYPVECENILIEDSYVRGSADAGIYVGQSQYIVVRNNIAKENVAGIEIENSKYADVYGNEAMGNTGGILVFDLPINNHRYGSSVRIFNNKIYDNNTKNFANASANPAGVHIVPPGTGMIILSTDNVEIFNNEITNHDTMAVTITSFFIAEPDMGAFVASYGQENQPIEDGWRPTPRNIYLHDNVITGYGKKPNGYLIDDIIKAYLFTHGQFPGVLYDGLGEMLSNNGTAAYLGLQETPFAADGSDNVCASNNGDVSIGRLYANDNTDASIADVLFESTQTDLLKCAQVSLPVHTVTFGDQIFGCGVDDNVAGCDGGILIGGGGSIGEGEGGLVGDGDLALCETSGSEVNWDALLGANCPKLSDYNLFADAKNPSTGANSAGMPYDMNTQLFTDYSSKYRFVFVPEGKIANYSAQESMDFPVGTVISKTFALPADTSQRGIENEDMVETRLLIRRETGWTALPYVYNSEQSDAVLAKAGAIQGKQIVHNGETLAFDYVVPSMNNCKQCHQFKVDADSPAVFVPIGPKARHLNKDYVYADGTMNQLLKWQSAGILQGAPDVATIDAVPAYSDGDETGLASLTDEQLMDTAKGYLDVNCAHCHRPEGNASNTGLTLEYWRPYSDGHGTCKSPVAYGGGELGYDIVPTAPESSILHFRMETNLPGDRMPEIGRGLSHGEGVALIHEWIKRLPVATCSP